The following coding sequences lie in one Caproicibacterium argilliputei genomic window:
- a CDS encoding DNA polymerase III subunit alpha codes for MFVHLHLHTEYSLLDGACRIERLLDTAKARGDKAVAITDHGVMYGAVDFYKVAKKRGIKPIIGCEVYVAQRSRFDRTRELDGENRHLVLLCENNTGYQNLIQLVSCAWTEGFYRKPRVDLELLQKYHEGLIALSACLAGEIPRALSANDYPRAKEAAQRYASIFGNEHFYLELQDHGLPEQKRVNPQLIRLSQETGIPLVVTNDCHYIEQEDSEMHHVLLCIQTNHTLDEEGGLNFGSKEFYYKTEEQMRALFPEHPEAADNTAKIAERCCVEFEFGKTKLPRFDTPNGQENTAYFREKCFAGLHAHYGENPSKRIVRRLEYELDTIQKMGYVNYYLIVHDFVRHAKEVGIPVGPGRGSGAGSLAAYCIGITGIDPLQYDLLFERFLNPERVSMPDFDIDFADDRRSEMIDYVVEKYGADHVAQIVTFGTMAARGSVRDVGRVMGLPYAFVDRVAKLIPTAPGQNMTLEKALEASRELKQRYEEDPQVKALIDMARKLEGMPRNTSTHAAGVVITDKPVANYVPLAKNGDATVCQYTMTTLEELGLLKMDFLGLRNLSVIHDAEEMIRREKPDFRISKVPLDVAEVYAQFTAGNTEGIFQFESAGMRSMMMQLHPEKLEDLIAANSLYRPGPMEFIPKYIQNRQHPEGITYAHPLLEPILKVTYGCIVYQEQVMQIFRSLAGYSLGRADIVRRAMSKKKHDVMQREKEIFIHGLQRADGTWEVPGCLQNGVDEQTALQIYGEMESFASYAFNKSHAAAYSYLAYQTAYLKCFYPQQYLAALLTSVLDSTGKLSQYIAECGRLHIRVLGPEINSSAAAFTVVGKDIRFGLLAVRNLGRGLIDAVLQERERSGPYRSFYDFCKRTFDKTNRRSLESFVKCGALDGLGSNRREMMTAIPLVLDTLSNDKRRNLEGQIGFFDQPEETDGAQEVFQIPKMEDYSVSDRLAMEKEVTGLFLSGNPLAAYEDLYHKIGAVKIGTVLESFETEAGGRWKDGDRLCLLGIVSGIKTKVTKNNSTMAFVTLEDACGSMELLVFPQVLARVSPLLEEGHVLCVTGRLSIREDEDPKLLCEEIRSAEEASAVPREQPAAPAAQLSGKHVKPGLYLKVKSREDPAYLRAKKYLAVFDGRTQLYVVFTQEKTMFRAPASRGVDVNEVLLRELCRVLGNTNVAYVQ; via the coding sequence ATGTTTGTTCATTTGCATCTGCATACGGAATACAGCCTGCTGGACGGCGCGTGCCGCATCGAGCGGTTGTTGGATACGGCAAAGGCGCGCGGGGACAAAGCGGTTGCCATTACCGACCACGGCGTCATGTACGGTGCGGTCGATTTTTATAAAGTGGCAAAGAAGCGCGGTATCAAGCCTATCATCGGCTGTGAGGTTTATGTGGCGCAGCGCAGCCGCTTTGACCGCACACGCGAGTTGGACGGCGAAAACCGCCATTTGGTTTTGCTGTGTGAAAACAATACGGGCTATCAGAATCTGATTCAGCTGGTTAGCTGCGCCTGGACGGAAGGGTTTTACAGAAAACCGCGCGTTGATTTGGAACTGCTGCAAAAGTATCATGAGGGTCTGATTGCGCTTTCGGCTTGTCTGGCAGGGGAAATTCCGCGTGCACTCAGTGCCAATGACTATCCGCGCGCTAAAGAAGCGGCGCAGCGCTATGCTTCAATTTTCGGGAACGAGCATTTTTATCTGGAGCTGCAGGATCACGGTCTGCCGGAGCAGAAGCGTGTGAACCCGCAGCTCATTCGTCTTTCGCAGGAAACTGGCATTCCGCTGGTGGTAACGAACGACTGTCACTACATTGAGCAGGAAGACAGCGAAATGCATCATGTTTTGCTGTGTATTCAGACCAACCATACGCTGGATGAAGAGGGCGGCCTGAATTTCGGCAGCAAAGAGTTTTACTATAAAACAGAGGAGCAGATGCGCGCACTGTTTCCAGAGCATCCGGAGGCGGCAGACAATACCGCCAAAATCGCGGAGCGCTGCTGTGTGGAATTTGAGTTCGGTAAAACCAAGCTGCCGCGTTTTGATACGCCGAATGGGCAAGAGAACACCGCATATTTCCGTGAAAAATGTTTCGCCGGTTTGCACGCGCATTACGGGGAAAATCCGTCGAAAAGAATCGTGCGGCGGTTGGAATATGAACTGGATACCATTCAGAAAATGGGGTATGTGAATTATTACCTGATTGTGCATGATTTTGTCCGCCATGCCAAAGAGGTCGGCATCCCGGTGGGGCCGGGGCGCGGTTCCGGCGCAGGCAGTCTGGCGGCGTACTGCATTGGCATCACCGGTATTGACCCGCTGCAGTATGATTTGCTGTTTGAACGCTTTTTGAATCCGGAGCGGGTCAGTATGCCGGACTTTGACATTGACTTTGCGGACGACCGCAGGTCGGAAATGATTGACTATGTTGTGGAAAAGTACGGTGCGGACCACGTGGCGCAGATTGTGACGTTCGGCACAATGGCGGCGCGGGGTTCGGTTCGGGATGTCGGCAGGGTCATGGGGCTGCCTTATGCGTTTGTGGACCGTGTGGCCAAACTGATTCCAACCGCACCGGGGCAGAACATGACGCTGGAAAAGGCGCTGGAGGCCTCCAGGGAGCTCAAGCAGCGTTATGAGGAGGACCCGCAGGTCAAAGCTTTGATTGACATGGCGCGTAAGCTGGAAGGTATGCCGCGTAACACCTCCACACACGCAGCCGGTGTGGTCATTACAGATAAGCCGGTGGCAAACTATGTGCCGCTGGCAAAAAACGGTGATGCCACCGTGTGCCAGTACACCATGACCACGCTGGAGGAACTGGGACTGCTGAAGATGGATTTTCTTGGTCTGCGCAACCTTTCGGTGATTCATGACGCAGAGGAAATGATTCGCAGGGAAAAGCCGGACTTCCGTATCAGCAAGGTTCCGCTGGATGTGGCGGAGGTTTATGCGCAGTTTACCGCAGGAAACACGGAAGGCATTTTTCAGTTTGAGTCTGCCGGTATGCGCAGCATGATGATGCAGCTGCATCCGGAAAAGCTGGAAGACCTGATTGCTGCAAATTCCCTGTACCGCCCCGGACCCATGGAGTTCATTCCGAAGTACATTCAGAACCGGCAGCACCCGGAGGGCATTACGTATGCGCATCCCCTACTGGAGCCAATTTTAAAGGTGACGTACGGCTGCATTGTTTATCAGGAACAGGTCATGCAGATTTTTCGCTCGCTTGCAGGGTACAGCCTGGGGCGCGCAGATATTGTCCGCCGCGCCATGAGCAAGAAAAAGCACGATGTCATGCAGCGGGAAAAGGAAATTTTTATCCACGGTCTGCAGCGGGCAGATGGTACCTGGGAGGTACCGGGCTGCCTGCAAAATGGGGTGGATGAGCAGACAGCCTTGCAGATTTACGGGGAAATGGAAAGTTTTGCTTCCTATGCATTTAACAAATCCCACGCGGCGGCGTACTCTTATCTTGCTTACCAGACCGCTTACCTGAAATGTTTCTATCCGCAGCAGTATCTGGCGGCACTGCTGACCAGCGTTTTGGACAGCACCGGAAAACTCTCACAGTACATTGCAGAGTGCGGGCGCCTGCACATTCGGGTGCTGGGTCCCGAAATCAACAGCAGCGCCGCTGCCTTTACCGTGGTTGGCAAAGATATCCGCTTTGGGCTGCTTGCAGTCAGAAATTTGGGGCGCGGCTTGATTGACGCAGTGCTGCAGGAGCGGGAACGCAGCGGCCCATATCGCTCTTTTTATGATTTCTGTAAGCGGACGTTTGACAAAACCAACCGGCGCTCCCTGGAAAGCTTTGTGAAGTGTGGTGCACTGGACGGTTTGGGCAGCAACCGGCGCGAGATGATGACGGCGATTCCCCTGGTGTTGGACACGCTGTCCAATGACAAGCGGCGCAACCTGGAGGGGCAAATCGGCTTTTTTGACCAGCCGGAGGAAACGGACGGTGCGCAGGAAGTTTTTCAGATTCCGAAAATGGAGGATTACAGTGTCAGCGACCGCCTTGCCATGGAAAAGGAAGTGACTGGTCTGTTCCTTTCCGGAAATCCGCTGGCGGCGTATGAGGACTTGTACCACAAAATCGGCGCGGTTAAAATTGGTACCGTTTTGGAAAGCTTCGAAACGGAAGCCGGCGGGCGCTGGAAGGATGGAGACCGCCTGTGCCTGCTGGGGATTGTTTCCGGTATTAAAACCAAAGTGACGAAAAACAACAGCACCATGGCATTTGTTACACTGGAGGACGCTTGCGGTTCGATGGAATTGCTGGTATTTCCGCAGGTTCTGGCGCGCGTTTCGCCGCTTCTGGAGGAGGGCCACGTGCTGTGTGTGACTGGCCGCTTGAGTATTCGTGAGGATGAAGACCCCAAGCTGCTCTGTGAGGAAATCCGTTCGGCAGAGGAGGCGAGTGCGGTACCGCGGGAGCAGCCTGCGGCGCCTGCCGCACAGCTCTCTGGAAAGCACGTGAAGCCGGGGCTTTACTTGAAAGTGAAGTCGCGGGAAGACCCGGCTTACCTGCGGGCGAAAAAGTATCTGGCTGTTTTTGACGGACGCACACAGCTGTATGTGGTTTTCACGCAGGAGAAAACCATGTTCCGCGCGCCTGCTTCGCGCGGCGTGGATGTCAATGAGGTGCTGCTGCGTGAGCTGTGCCGTGTGCTCGGCAATACAAATGTTGCGTACGTGCAATAA